The Thermosynechococcus sp. genome has a segment encoding these proteins:
- a CDS encoding protein kinase domain-containing protein, giving the protein MITLTLLHPVQATPVQSWTFENENLIRIGRAVDNHVVLYSAVVSRHHVELRRKGLQWEVVNLGTNGTYLDGKRIQQATLTDGGILRLARSGPNIQIRLGSDQRPATPSARMETVPEGRLVDVEKGTYSGEEEAIGTAAEPSSHAEDSTPTSSSSSLTAQEEEEAEFAVTGQLPVHLLSEWRAPPACQHNHAQENDIFCIDCGLPLRVWKTLGNYQIIRALGQSNVYLGWRSGLTAVIKGHSLAASRDEIRAFQRQAQQLCKIQHPVLPQFWEAFECGSDSYLVSEMVYGQSLKQRVQEQGSMNVIEVSRWLIPVCELLEVLHQQDPPVLHLHIRPSNLIHPYVKRQTTELVLVGWGKAAVLTSESGTFIGTVGYSAPEQQEGKPEPASDLFALGATMVYLLTGYEPETYFRWGTREYRLYAEDIPHLDPRMVDLINCLTHPDPRERYPNAGEVKKRLQEIATITPTVSSGAS; this is encoded by the coding sequence GTGATTACATTGACATTGCTCCATCCCGTTCAAGCCACCCCAGTCCAAAGCTGGACCTTTGAGAATGAAAATCTCATCCGCATTGGCCGAGCAGTTGATAATCATGTCGTGCTCTATAGCGCAGTGGTGTCGCGCCACCATGTGGAGCTCCGTCGTAAGGGCTTGCAATGGGAAGTGGTCAACCTGGGCACCAACGGCACGTATTTGGATGGTAAACGCATTCAGCAGGCAACCTTGACGGATGGTGGCATCCTGCGCTTGGCCCGCTCTGGCCCCAATATTCAAATTCGCCTCGGTTCCGATCAACGTCCTGCCACTCCCAGTGCCCGCATGGAAACGGTGCCTGAAGGTCGCTTGGTAGATGTTGAGAAGGGCACCTATTCAGGGGAAGAAGAAGCCATTGGTACAGCGGCTGAACCGTCATCCCATGCCGAAGACAGCACCCCCACCTCCAGTAGTAGCAGTCTCACCGCCCAAGAGGAGGAAGAGGCTGAGTTTGCAGTGACAGGTCAACTGCCGGTTCATTTACTCAGCGAGTGGCGTGCTCCCCCCGCTTGCCAACACAATCATGCCCAAGAGAACGATATTTTTTGCATTGATTGCGGTCTGCCTCTGCGGGTCTGGAAAACCCTCGGTAACTACCAGATTATTCGTGCCCTTGGTCAAAGCAACGTTTATTTGGGGTGGCGCAGTGGCTTAACGGCAGTGATTAAGGGACATAGTCTTGCTGCCTCACGGGACGAAATCCGTGCCTTTCAGCGCCAAGCGCAGCAATTGTGCAAAATCCAACATCCAGTCTTGCCCCAATTTTGGGAAGCCTTTGAGTGCGGCAGCGATTCCTATTTGGTTTCGGAAATGGTCTATGGCCAATCCCTCAAGCAGCGGGTTCAGGAACAGGGGTCAATGAACGTGATTGAGGTCAGTCGTTGGCTCATTCCTGTGTGTGAGTTGCTTGAAGTGCTGCACCAGCAAGACCCCCCTGTGTTGCATTTACACATTCGTCCCTCCAATCTCATTCATCCCTACGTCAAACGGCAAACAACAGAACTCGTGCTCGTGGGCTGGGGTAAAGCAGCCGTCTTAACCTCTGAATCTGGAACATTTATTGGTACTGTGGGCTATTCGGCACCAGAACAGCAGGAGGGAAAACCCGAGCCCGCTTCAGATCTATTTGCCTTGGGGGCAACGATGGTGTATTTACTCACGGGCTATGAACCGGAGACCTATTTCCGCTGGGGGACCCGTGAGTATCGCCTCTATGCCGAGGACATTCCCCATTTAGATCCGCGGATGGTGGATTTGATTAACTGCTTGACCCACCCCGATCCTCGCGAACGCTATCCGAATGCTGGCGAAGTCAAGAAACGCTTGCAGGAAATTGCAACTATTACCCCCACAGTCTCTTCAGGGGCTTCATAG